Proteins encoded by one window of Chondromyces crocatus:
- a CDS encoding TIGR02452 family protein, with protein MKLKAIATENLAIYQRGSYEAPSGRTVRIGKEVSTAVERTVLHRPGTLDDWTPTARRDAPPRIEVTDETTGAAGRRLVEQEGEARVLALNFASAKNPGGGFINGAKAQEEDLARCSALYPCLIEQREYYTRNRGFGSFLYTDHLVYSPDVPFFRDERYELLEQPFALSLLTAPAPNAGEARRQERASPTAIRSTLDRRAELVLAAAGHHDHRCVILGAWGCGVFRNSPEDVAAAFAQTLALARFQGAFDRIVFAVYDRGRDQPNLRAFERQFGRASTLAPSPR; from the coding sequence ATGAAGCTCAAGGCCATCGCCACCGAGAACCTCGCCATCTACCAGCGTGGTTCCTACGAGGCCCCCTCCGGTCGCACCGTACGCATCGGCAAGGAGGTGAGCACCGCCGTCGAACGCACCGTGCTCCACCGTCCTGGCACCCTCGACGACTGGACGCCCACGGCGCGCCGCGACGCACCCCCGCGCATCGAGGTCACCGACGAGACCACCGGCGCTGCCGGCCGACGCCTCGTCGAGCAGGAAGGCGAAGCGCGCGTCCTCGCCCTCAACTTCGCCTCCGCGAAGAACCCTGGCGGTGGCTTCATCAACGGCGCCAAGGCCCAGGAAGAGGACCTCGCCCGCTGCTCCGCCCTCTACCCCTGCCTCATCGAACAGCGCGAGTACTACACCCGCAACCGCGGCTTCGGCTCCTTCCTGTACACCGACCACCTCGTCTACTCACCGGACGTCCCCTTCTTCCGGGACGAGCGCTACGAGCTTCTGGAGCAGCCCTTCGCTCTCTCCCTCCTCACCGCCCCGGCGCCGAACGCTGGCGAAGCCCGCCGCCAGGAGCGCGCCTCGCCGACGGCCATCCGCAGCACCCTCGATCGCCGCGCCGAACTCGTCCTCGCCGCAGCGGGCCACCACGACCACCGCTGCGTGATCCTCGGCGCCTGGGGTTGCGGCGTCTTCCGCAACAGCCCCGAAGACGTCGCCGCGGCCTTCGCCCAGACCCTCGCGCTGGCCCGGTTCCAGGGCGCCTTCGATCGCATCGTCTTCGCCGTCTACGACCGCGGTCGCGATCAGCCGAACCTGCGTGCCTTCGAACGCCAGTTCGGGCGAGCTTCCACCCTCGCTCCCTCGCCTCGGTGA
- a CDS encoding M48 family metallopeptidase has product MAEPEAGKVAPRGFHHSGKRVLGEFLLLLGAIALILLGLRGCAGYAAGALLAQVPASVDAAIGKVGGEAMRAQHGLGEPPSDEDRARATRVFDELRAQLTPEEAATLVSPRLTVLRDTQTNAFAFPGGEVFVLTGLLDRTRDDDDALRGVMAHELGHAVRRHGVRSLIRNSVYGIVLAYVLGDINGITATLIGGASQLDTLSFSREMEEDADSFAVDLLQRTGHSPDGLARFLEGLESQPVPEILSTHPASAARAREIRERIKKP; this is encoded by the coding sequence ATGGCGGAACCGGAAGCGGGAAAGGTAGCTCCTCGGGGCTTCCATCACAGCGGAAAGCGGGTGCTCGGCGAGTTCCTCCTCCTCCTGGGAGCCATCGCCCTCATCCTCCTCGGGTTGCGAGGTTGTGCGGGATACGCGGCTGGCGCTCTTCTCGCGCAGGTCCCTGCTTCGGTCGACGCTGCCATCGGCAAGGTCGGCGGCGAAGCCATGCGCGCCCAGCATGGACTCGGGGAGCCACCCTCGGACGAAGACCGAGCGCGCGCCACGCGTGTCTTCGACGAGCTTCGCGCCCAGCTCACCCCCGAGGAAGCAGCCACCCTCGTGAGCCCCCGTCTCACCGTCCTCCGGGACACCCAGACCAACGCCTTCGCCTTCCCGGGGGGAGAGGTCTTCGTTCTCACCGGCCTCCTGGATCGCACCCGGGATGACGACGACGCCTTGCGTGGCGTGATGGCCCACGAACTCGGCCACGCCGTGCGCCGCCATGGCGTCCGCTCGCTGATCCGGAACAGCGTCTACGGCATCGTGCTCGCCTACGTGCTCGGCGACATCAACGGCATCACCGCCACCCTCATCGGCGGCGCCTCCCAGCTCGACACCCTCAGCTTCAGCCGCGAGATGGAAGAGGACGCCGACAGCTTCGCCGTCGATCTCCTCCAGCGAACGGGTCACTCCCCCGACGGCCTCGCGCGCTTTCTCGAAGGCCTCGAGTCGCAGCCTGTCCCCGAGATCCTCTCCACCCACCCCGCCAGCGCGGCCCGCGCCCGGGAGATCCGCGAGCGCATCAAGAAGCCGTGA
- a CDS encoding YkgJ family cysteine cluster protein, which yields MEGQGVHRPVWRRFKERFLERAVAHVHAGGHAVVVRDAGQVEVLLGVDASGSVTALGLWALLAIGQRRWARVEAGAARGLASAVVGARQVGSVLDWCDRDGVHEGATREILLDCLACAACCRDGRVVLDDEDLARFEAAGRAELGGSVFVRRAGGKAVLRLASDGRCKHLEEERRCAIYAIRPGNCRAFLMGSEACLAAREETLGLRDGAPLEG from the coding sequence ATGGAGGGTCAGGGCGTTCACCGGCCGGTGTGGCGGAGGTTCAAGGAGCGGTTCCTGGAGCGGGCGGTCGCGCATGTTCATGCGGGGGGTCACGCGGTGGTGGTGCGCGACGCCGGGCAGGTGGAGGTGCTGCTCGGGGTGGACGCGAGTGGGTCGGTGACGGCGCTGGGGCTCTGGGCGCTCCTGGCGATCGGGCAGCGGCGGTGGGCGCGGGTGGAGGCGGGCGCGGCGCGCGGGCTGGCGTCGGCGGTGGTGGGGGCGCGGCAGGTGGGTTCGGTGCTCGACTGGTGCGATCGGGACGGGGTGCACGAGGGGGCGACGCGGGAGATCCTGCTCGATTGCCTGGCGTGCGCGGCGTGCTGTCGGGATGGGCGGGTGGTGCTGGACGACGAGGACCTGGCGCGGTTCGAGGCGGCAGGGCGCGCGGAGCTCGGGGGGAGCGTCTTCGTGCGGCGGGCTGGAGGGAAGGCGGTGCTGCGGCTCGCCAGCGATGGGCGGTGCAAGCACCTGGAAGAGGAGCGGCGCTGCGCGATCTACGCGATCCGGCCCGGGAACTGCCGGGCGTTCTTGATGGGGAGCGAGGCGTGCCTGGCAGCGCGGGAGGAGACGCTCGGGTTGCGGGATGGGGCGCCCTTGGAGGGATGA
- a CDS encoding ABC1 kinase family protein, translated as MAPPEVGPRPPPVELDPGRAASTEPPAPGSQRASQPSLRPPSASFLPAAPAGPGFTERRKTSPVSVREKATQSGRFVRAYATTFAVLASYLWFSLLSRMFGRAWSEARVGEVHRRNARRIERTIMRLQGLFIKVGQLLSIMANFLPAELREGLTGLQDQVPPRPYAEIEARVQAELGKPVAELFARFAEEPIASASLGQVHEAWLKDGTHVAVKVQHRDIDEIVRLDLATIRRIMTIVSLFVPVRGLDAYYHQVRAMISEELDFALEATNIVRISENFAGQDRVRFPKPVGGYCTHRVMTTTFVEGVKVGDLAALEALGVDRKELARRIVQTFCQMIFVDGIYHADPHPGNMLVGRNGELILLDFGAVAELSPQTREGIPEFLEAVIRRDTERIIKAMRKMGFLARGDHLDVSEKVVEFFHQRFQEEVRLDRFNLKDIKIDPQRGIESLIDLRRMNIGLKELSGAFHVPRDWVLLERTLLLLTGLCTQLDPELNPIEVVRPYLQEFVLGNRDWAQIALEAAKDMGLKALTLPDDLRKYLTRANRGEAEVKVRGLSQAAGLIYAGVQQLIFAALGIAAGMAALQLHLAGQVALSRACLYGAGGALSLLVLSMLFTRRA; from the coding sequence TTGGCACCGCCTGAGGTCGGGCCTCGTCCCCCGCCCGTGGAGCTGGATCCCGGGCGAGCGGCATCGACGGAGCCTCCAGCGCCAGGGTCGCAGCGGGCGTCGCAGCCCAGCCTGCGGCCGCCCTCGGCGTCGTTCTTGCCAGCCGCGCCGGCCGGGCCGGGGTTCACCGAGCGCAGGAAGACGTCGCCCGTCTCGGTGCGAGAGAAGGCGACGCAGAGCGGGCGGTTCGTGCGGGCGTACGCGACGACGTTCGCGGTGCTGGCGAGCTACCTGTGGTTCTCGCTGCTCTCACGGATGTTCGGGCGTGCGTGGTCCGAGGCGCGCGTGGGTGAGGTGCATCGGCGCAACGCGCGGCGCATCGAGCGGACGATCATGCGGCTGCAGGGGCTGTTCATCAAGGTGGGGCAGCTCCTCAGCATCATGGCGAACTTCTTGCCGGCAGAGCTGCGCGAGGGGCTGACGGGGCTGCAAGATCAGGTGCCTCCGCGGCCGTACGCGGAGATCGAGGCGCGGGTGCAGGCGGAGCTGGGGAAGCCCGTCGCCGAGCTGTTCGCCAGGTTCGCGGAGGAGCCGATCGCGAGCGCGTCCCTGGGGCAGGTGCACGAGGCCTGGCTGAAGGACGGGACGCACGTGGCGGTGAAGGTGCAGCACCGCGACATCGACGAGATCGTGCGGCTCGATCTGGCGACGATCCGGCGGATCATGACGATCGTGTCGCTGTTCGTGCCGGTGCGAGGGCTCGACGCCTACTACCACCAGGTGCGGGCGATGATCTCGGAGGAGCTGGATTTCGCGCTGGAAGCGACGAACATCGTGCGCATCTCCGAGAACTTCGCCGGGCAGGATCGGGTGCGCTTCCCGAAGCCGGTGGGGGGGTACTGCACGCACCGGGTGATGACCACGACCTTCGTGGAGGGGGTGAAGGTCGGGGACCTGGCCGCGCTGGAGGCGCTCGGCGTGGACCGGAAGGAGCTGGCGCGTCGGATCGTGCAGACGTTCTGCCAGATGATCTTCGTCGACGGGATCTACCACGCGGATCCTCACCCGGGGAACATGCTGGTGGGGCGCAACGGGGAGCTGATCCTGCTCGACTTCGGCGCGGTGGCCGAGCTGAGCCCGCAGACGCGCGAGGGGATCCCGGAGTTCCTGGAGGCGGTGATCCGGCGCGATACGGAGCGGATCATCAAGGCGATGCGGAAGATGGGCTTCCTCGCACGGGGGGATCACCTCGACGTGAGCGAGAAGGTGGTGGAGTTCTTCCACCAGCGCTTCCAGGAGGAGGTCCGGCTCGATCGCTTCAACCTGAAGGACATCAAGATCGATCCGCAGCGGGGCATCGAGAGCTTGATCGATCTGCGGCGGATGAACATCGGGCTGAAGGAGCTGTCGGGGGCGTTCCACGTGCCGCGCGACTGGGTGCTCCTGGAGCGGACGCTGCTGCTCCTGACGGGGCTGTGTACGCAGCTCGATCCGGAGCTGAACCCGATCGAGGTGGTACGTCCGTACCTGCAGGAGTTCGTCCTGGGGAACCGGGACTGGGCACAGATCGCCCTGGAAGCCGCGAAGGACATGGGCCTGAAGGCCCTGACGCTGCCCGACGATCTCCGCAAATACCTGACCCGGGCGAACCGGGGCGAGGCGGAGGTGAAGGTCCGGGGGCTTTCCCAGGCCGCAGGGTTGATCTATGCGGGAGTGCAGCAGCTCATCTTCGCGGCGCTCGGCATCGCAGCGGGGATGGCAGCACTCCAGCTCCACCTGGCAGGTCAGGTGGCGCTCTCGAGGGCCTGTCTGTACGGGGCGGGTGGAGCGCTTTCGCTGCTGGTGCTGAGCATGCTGTTCACGCGGCGGGCATGA
- a CDS encoding alpha-amylase family glycosyl hydrolase — MKRIFYFAAATAITCLFSIAGCDGEEPTGPGPGTGGNAGEGGCGDACGSGRAIRIHYQLQGDGDVATWGAHFWGDGAVVSAPQWASPQLFDKSDDFGGYTDIQIVDGEDAGTTWVGLIPVQCADGNCKKDVETAVRWADLYASEENPEIREGWIVQGQAILREPPTSTGPAFKISNPHDFIDLGNGSVRLMFRVAKGSKGEVAYGTAADALTETVSWSDGDDINKQGLVIDGLTPGMTVHYRIRTSLAASEGELTDERDGLSLTPVAVDPVVDTGDWANWGRQGVMYQLIVRTFADGGSAKASVQDPEMESGIDGAQKDGVGDLVGLRSKLQYLADLGVGSIWMTPVFAANSYHGYDTTDFYNIDPAVGTLKDFKDLTEAAHALDIKIIVDLVQNHVADVNPWFAAAIDDTHPDHATYRDWFLWSDQFSNMYTDPHPFDPSAVVWACKNYRCYHQIFGGAMPELNFRNPAVRDEMKKISKFWIDLGADGFRLDASKHIEQFDDDNGVDLAVHGTHVWWKEFNAYVKRDVPRPSGSATVLLAGENRWDDPAVANNMVPYAGDMDSQFDFPFRTLLANFANGQAGDAADFVKYVNQLRTDSAVVSSGGNANHFYQRFLSNHDLERPATQFKDAAGANLLAVLKQSATVVLTLPGMPVVYYGEELGKEGKRDKYPGADVEGDWDRDEHIREPMSWFEEQIFIEELLEGERVKFHDVDVAATNTANGVTASDAGVCSAPNPDYRFVKYMSNPEPASVEAQEGDMGSLLEHYRKLIQIRKTHHFITNSGVVVQKVLDNETWYEYSLTAGGQSLSVRLNRTGTAQNFSRTSVTDLLSGSNGPGFQVPPHGAVILQAQP, encoded by the coding sequence ATGAAGCGTATCTTTTACTTTGCGGCAGCTACCGCAATCACTTGCCTCTTCTCGATCGCTGGCTGTGACGGCGAGGAGCCCACGGGTCCCGGCCCGGGGACGGGCGGGAATGCCGGCGAAGGTGGGTGCGGCGATGCTTGTGGCTCGGGTCGTGCCATCCGGATCCACTACCAGCTGCAAGGCGACGGCGATGTGGCCACCTGGGGTGCGCACTTCTGGGGGGACGGCGCGGTGGTGTCGGCGCCGCAGTGGGCAAGCCCTCAGCTCTTCGACAAGTCGGATGATTTCGGCGGGTACACCGACATCCAGATCGTGGACGGCGAGGACGCGGGGACCACGTGGGTGGGGCTGATCCCGGTGCAGTGCGCCGATGGGAACTGCAAGAAGGACGTGGAGACGGCGGTTCGCTGGGCCGATCTCTACGCCAGCGAGGAGAACCCCGAGATCCGTGAGGGCTGGATCGTGCAGGGGCAAGCGATCCTGCGCGAGCCGCCCACCTCCACGGGGCCGGCGTTCAAGATCTCCAACCCGCACGACTTCATCGATCTCGGGAACGGGAGCGTGCGCCTGATGTTCCGGGTGGCGAAGGGCTCGAAGGGGGAGGTTGCCTACGGCACCGCAGCCGATGCGCTGACGGAGACCGTGAGCTGGAGCGATGGGGACGACATCAACAAGCAAGGCCTGGTGATCGACGGGCTCACGCCAGGGATGACGGTCCACTACCGGATCCGCACCTCGCTCGCGGCGAGCGAGGGCGAGCTCACCGACGAGCGGGATGGGCTTTCGCTCACGCCGGTCGCCGTCGATCCGGTGGTCGACACCGGCGACTGGGCGAACTGGGGGCGCCAGGGGGTGATGTACCAGCTCATCGTCCGGACGTTCGCGGACGGGGGCAGCGCGAAGGCCAGCGTGCAGGACCCGGAGATGGAGAGCGGGATCGACGGCGCGCAGAAGGACGGGGTCGGGGATCTCGTCGGGCTGCGGTCGAAGCTCCAGTACCTCGCGGATCTCGGGGTCGGTTCGATCTGGATGACGCCGGTGTTCGCGGCGAACAGCTACCACGGCTACGACACCACGGACTTCTACAACATCGATCCCGCCGTCGGCACCTTGAAGGACTTCAAGGATCTGACCGAGGCGGCGCACGCGCTCGACATCAAGATCATCGTGGATCTGGTGCAGAACCACGTGGCCGACGTGAACCCCTGGTTCGCGGCCGCGATCGATGACACCCACCCCGACCACGCGACGTACCGCGACTGGTTCCTGTGGTCGGATCAGTTCTCGAACATGTACACGGATCCGCATCCGTTCGACCCGTCCGCGGTGGTCTGGGCCTGCAAGAACTACCGCTGCTACCACCAGATCTTCGGGGGGGCGATGCCGGAGCTGAACTTCCGGAACCCGGCGGTGCGGGACGAGATGAAGAAGATCTCGAAGTTCTGGATCGATCTCGGGGCCGATGGGTTCCGTCTGGATGCGTCGAAGCACATCGAGCAGTTCGACGACGACAACGGGGTGGACCTGGCGGTGCACGGGACCCACGTGTGGTGGAAGGAGTTCAACGCCTATGTGAAGCGTGACGTGCCGCGGCCTTCGGGCTCGGCGACGGTGCTGCTCGCAGGCGAGAACCGCTGGGATGATCCGGCGGTCGCGAACAACATGGTGCCCTACGCGGGGGACATGGACTCGCAGTTCGACTTCCCGTTCCGCACGCTGCTGGCGAACTTCGCCAACGGTCAAGCGGGGGACGCTGCCGATTTCGTGAAGTACGTCAATCAGCTGCGCACGGACAGCGCGGTGGTTTCCAGCGGCGGAAATGCGAACCACTTCTATCAGCGGTTCCTGTCGAACCACGATCTGGAGCGGCCCGCGACCCAGTTCAAGGACGCGGCGGGAGCGAACCTGCTGGCCGTTCTGAAGCAGTCGGCCACCGTGGTGCTCACCCTGCCCGGGATGCCGGTCGTGTACTACGGCGAGGAGCTGGGCAAGGAGGGCAAGCGCGACAAGTACCCCGGCGCCGACGTCGAGGGCGACTGGGATCGCGACGAGCACATCCGCGAGCCGATGAGCTGGTTCGAGGAGCAGATCTTCATCGAGGAGCTGCTGGAGGGCGAGCGGGTGAAGTTCCACGACGTCGACGTCGCGGCGACGAACACGGCGAACGGGGTGACGGCGAGCGACGCCGGGGTCTGCAGCGCGCCGAACCCCGACTACCGCTTCGTCAAGTACATGTCGAATCCAGAACCGGCGTCGGTGGAGGCGCAGGAGGGCGACATGGGCAGCCTGCTCGAGCACTACCGGAAGCTGATCCAGATCCGGAAGACCCACCACTTCATCACCAACAGCGGCGTGGTGGTGCAGAAGGTCCTGGATAACGAGACCTGGTACGAGTACTCGCTCACCGCGGGCGGTCAGTCGCTGTCGGTGCGCTTGAACCGGACGGGGACGGCGCAGAATTTCTCGCGTACGAGCGTGACCGATCTGCTCTCCGGATCGAACGGGCCGGGGTTCCAGGTGCCGCCGCACGGCGCGGTGATCCTCCAGGCTCAGCCCTGA
- a CDS encoding SUMF1/EgtB/PvdO family nonheme iron enzyme yields MVEPPASGDPFQLSGHVIEGKYRVASVVGDGGFGVVYRAVHKGFGELIAVKCLKMPALDEKEREELLELLREEGRLLHRLSRLTPNIVQALDVGAFTTDTGTWIPYLVLEWLEGQTLAQFMRERHERDEYGMPLDEAMRLLEPAARALAVAHSQRVAHRDVKPANLFLTDVGGTRTLKVLDFGIAKVLTDVASFTEALAATRDGPSAFTPRYGAPEQFSKMRGATGPWTDVFALALILVELVSGRRALDGDDPTQLYIAAADPHLRPSLRSRGVEVDEVVERVLLKALAVEPKDRYVSAGEMWDALTAAVKEAGAAGAVWLGGAASGVATAGPRGNGDSGPTGSGSTPRAPSMDAPAFDATIPAESLDASSGRAGGNGSGQGNGAVSSGQGARGQLSSSPSLRAASTVKHGAGSRAALDDSMLETPRGLRIGDVAQADRDPSASPPATPAPSAGGAGSAAAPKTTGAASSDASTGRRIWPWIAVLALIGGSAATYLQLTRDPARAPANPRPTAPRPTASASASARNPLVAPTAAPEVPPVLASASPEPTTSASAAPPFVPPEDMVLFQPGTVVFGAGADQRQVTLTRGFFLDRSEVTTRAYQACVAERLCSPADHVSVTPEQTAEGSTAAPVDREYVDTWTRRCNAARGEGNHPVNCVDYASAESYCRYRGRRLPTEAEWELAARGTTQRAFPWGNDEPTCDRACYDRNEACRKIGVSVATCAAGTHPGDRTPEGIQDLAGNLAEWVSDGFSATPPSGVDPKGDPASPLKIVRGGSFFDDATKLSTLWRTVAAPVTAAATIGFRCALDAPETPPAP; encoded by the coding sequence ATGGTGGAGCCCCCGGCGTCTGGCGATCCCTTCCAGCTCTCCGGTCACGTCATCGAGGGGAAGTACCGCGTCGCCTCGGTGGTCGGTGACGGCGGCTTCGGCGTCGTGTACCGCGCCGTGCACAAGGGCTTCGGCGAGCTCATCGCCGTCAAGTGCTTGAAGATGCCCGCCCTCGACGAGAAGGAGCGCGAGGAACTCCTGGAGCTTCTCCGCGAGGAGGGCCGCCTCCTGCACCGCCTGTCGCGCCTCACCCCCAACATCGTGCAAGCGCTCGACGTCGGCGCGTTCACCACCGACACCGGGACCTGGATCCCTTACCTCGTCCTCGAGTGGCTGGAGGGCCAGACCCTCGCCCAGTTCATGCGCGAGCGCCACGAGCGCGACGAGTACGGCATGCCCCTCGACGAGGCGATGCGCCTCCTCGAACCCGCCGCGCGCGCGCTTGCCGTCGCTCACTCCCAGCGCGTCGCGCACCGCGACGTCAAGCCTGCCAACCTCTTCCTCACCGACGTCGGCGGCACCCGCACCCTCAAGGTCCTCGACTTCGGCATCGCCAAGGTCCTCACCGACGTCGCCTCGTTCACCGAGGCCCTCGCCGCCACCCGCGACGGCCCCAGCGCCTTCACCCCGCGCTACGGCGCCCCCGAGCAGTTCAGCAAGATGCGCGGCGCCACCGGCCCCTGGACCGACGTCTTCGCTCTCGCCTTGATCCTGGTCGAGCTGGTGAGCGGCCGCCGCGCCCTCGACGGCGACGACCCCACCCAGCTCTATATCGCCGCCGCCGACCCGCACCTTCGCCCCTCCTTGCGCTCCCGCGGCGTCGAGGTCGACGAAGTCGTCGAGCGCGTGCTCCTCAAGGCCCTCGCCGTCGAGCCCAAGGACCGTTACGTCAGCGCCGGCGAGATGTGGGACGCCCTCACCGCCGCCGTCAAGGAAGCCGGCGCCGCGGGGGCCGTCTGGCTCGGCGGCGCCGCCAGTGGCGTCGCGACCGCTGGCCCCCGAGGCAACGGCGACAGCGGCCCGACCGGCAGCGGCTCCACCCCCCGCGCCCCGTCCATGGACGCCCCCGCCTTCGATGCCACCATCCCCGCCGAGTCCCTCGACGCCTCCAGCGGCCGCGCTGGCGGCAACGGGAGCGGCCAGGGCAACGGCGCCGTCAGCAGCGGCCAGGGCGCCCGCGGCCAGCTCTCCTCGTCGCCATCCTTGCGCGCTGCCTCCACCGTCAAGCACGGCGCAGGATCGCGGGCCGCCCTCGACGACTCCATGCTCGAGACCCCGCGCGGCCTGCGCATCGGCGACGTGGCGCAGGCCGACCGTGACCCCTCGGCCTCCCCCCCTGCCACGCCAGCACCCAGCGCAGGGGGGGCCGGATCTGCGGCCGCCCCCAAGACGACGGGCGCCGCATCCAGCGACGCCTCCACCGGCCGCCGCATCTGGCCCTGGATCGCCGTGCTCGCCCTCATCGGTGGCAGCGCCGCCACCTACCTCCAGCTCACCCGCGACCCCGCGCGCGCTCCAGCGAACCCTCGGCCCACCGCCCCCCGACCCACCGCCAGCGCCAGCGCCAGCGCGCGCAACCCCCTCGTCGCGCCCACGGCTGCTCCCGAGGTCCCTCCCGTCCTCGCCAGCGCCTCACCCGAGCCCACCACCAGCGCCTCGGCCGCCCCCCCGTTCGTTCCTCCCGAGGACATGGTCCTCTTCCAGCCGGGCACCGTGGTGTTCGGCGCGGGCGCCGACCAGCGCCAGGTCACCCTCACCCGCGGCTTCTTCCTGGACCGCTCCGAGGTCACCACCCGCGCCTACCAGGCGTGCGTCGCCGAGCGCCTCTGCTCCCCCGCCGACCACGTGTCCGTCACCCCCGAACAGACCGCCGAAGGCAGCACCGCCGCCCCCGTCGACCGCGAGTACGTCGACACCTGGACCCGGCGCTGCAACGCCGCCCGTGGCGAGGGCAACCACCCCGTCAACTGCGTCGACTACGCCAGCGCCGAGAGCTACTGCCGCTACCGAGGCCGCCGCCTCCCCACCGAAGCCGAGTGGGAACTCGCCGCCCGCGGCACCACCCAGCGCGCCTTCCCCTGGGGCAATGACGAGCCCACCTGCGACCGCGCTTGCTACGACCGCAACGAAGCCTGCCGGAAGATCGGCGTCTCCGTTGCCACCTGCGCCGCCGGCACCCACCCGGGCGATCGCACCCCGGAGGGCATCCAGGACCTCGCTGGCAACCTCGCCGAGTGGGTTTCCGACGGCTTCTCCGCCACCCCCCCGAGCGGCGTGGACCCCAAGGGCGACCCCGCTTCCCCCTTGAAGATCGTGCGTGGCGGCAGCTTCTTCGACGACGCCACCAAGCTCTCGACCCTCTGGCGCACCGTCGCAGCCCCCGTCACCGCCGCCGCCACCATCGGCTTCCGCTGCGCGCTGGACGCTCCTGAAACGCCTCCAGCTCCGTGA